A section of the Gasterosteus aculeatus chromosome 10, fGasAcu3.hap1.1, whole genome shotgun sequence genome encodes:
- the tax1bp1a gene encoding tax1-binding protein 1 homolog A isoform X2, with the protein MSSFQVVDSSPGSSVSVMETSNFAHVIFQNVGKSFPPQAPLECRYTLTPFITPNPKDWVGIFKVGWSTARDYYTFLWSPALENYEPGSTVHRTVVFQGYYVPKSDGEFYQFCYVTHVGDIRGASTPFQFRSATPTEELLTVTEDDSNSDILVVTTKTGLLEHVEDVQQERRELLKAMRLLQEEKQQLQEEQKRLAREREQERDTCSLLRTHNQELLRSSQGLSEEREDVRRRLSEATDRVRQLEEDLLGVTQRGLQKETELDCLRDRLKKLTGEKDLLESQLKNEKDERDLYKAHLRSTELENTKLSAELQMLKAVELNREVTIAQFQEELERLRLCVAQRDGLEKELLSHKADKADLARLREQLRQAEEQLQASRQQASLLASELRDSASARDHSMSELYRARLEADKLRASLADAQAECQRMESQLDRMRSTAQKEVGVGTGEATTPSNGVVSEAEAELQREVEELKLRLHMAAEHYKEKYRECQRLRRQVAKLNTTESQGEQKRNASTETTQEPLTPSPESPTAGNIAAAVLQEAAGTTIRPPLINGEADVYVSMEREERQTEKTTSERAEVEAEVEADQREEEKDKRDSLPESLRMTSWVEVENERRSGGAEVAAKAEALERGDGAERPVLLPELEGRRLGEAEKAEKAQTRSVEEELAMMEEKWRQQCAINETLKQRLADEEERFRVHMAERASEVTELKRNLAQALREKEQLQEELQRLVCRQRERGAGAQGAEVRQPMVLRYPLPYPQDPSPPPLVPHRPAELQYGNPYSTEDAPGGDRTDVVALSPEHVSRPPPEAPPCAPPCAPPMAPPAEGPGAPGWDREVVRIQPSRSTSPPECLENAAEEPRNAADGAQPSCDHQSSRRREARGSFCFDSSVHRRCPLCEVIFPPHFEQRSFEQHVESHWKVCPVCSEQFPLNCQQQLFERHVLTHFDGHVLNFEQIE; encoded by the exons ATGTCATCGTTCCAGGTGGTGGACTCGTCGCCGGGCAGCAGCGTCAGCGTCATGGAAACGTCCAACTTTGCCCACGTCATCTTCCAGAACGTGGGGAAGAGTTTCCCGCCCCAGGCGCCGCTGGAGTGTCGCTACACCCTGACCCCGTTCATCACCCCCAACCCCAAAGACTGGGTGGGCATCTTCAAG GTGGGTTGGAGCACAGCCAGAGATTACTACACCTTCCTTTGGTCTCCTGCGCTTGAAAACTATGAACCAGGAAGTACTGTGCACAGGACTGTGGTGTttcaag GGTATTACGTTCCCAAATCTGACGGAGAGTTCTACCAGTTTTGTTATGTTACACACGTTGGTGACATAAGAGGAGCCAGCACGCCCTTTCAGTTCAGGTCAGCCACGCCCACAGAAGAGCTTCTGACTGTTACCGAGGACGACAGCAACTCCGACATACTGGTCGTCACCACCAAGACGGGCCTACTGGAG CATGTCGAGGATGTGCAGCAGGAGCGCAGGGAGCTGCTGAAGGCCATGCGCCTCcttcaggaggagaaacagcagctgcaggaggagcagaaacgACTGGCCAGGGAGCGCGAGCAGGAGCGAGACACGTGCAGCCTGCTGCGGACTCACAACCAG GAGCTGCTGCGCTCGTCGCAGGGCCTGTCCGAAGAGAGGGAGGACGTGAGGAGGAGGCTGTCGGAGGCCACCGACCGGGTGcgccagctggaggaggacctgCTGGGGGTCACGCAGAGGGGCCTGCAGAAGGAGACGGAGCTCGATTG TCTGCGTGACCGCCTGAAAAAGCTGACGGGGGAGAAAGACCTCCTGGAGAGCCAGCTGAAGAACGAGAAGGACGAGAGAGACCTTTACAAG GCCCACCTGCGCAGCACCGAGCTGGAGAACACCAAGCTGAGTGCGGAGCTGCAGATGCTGAAGGCGGTGGAGCTGAACCGGGAGGTGACCATCGCTCAgttccaggaggagctggaaaGGCTCCGGCTCTGCGTGGCCCAGCGGGACGGCCTGGAGAAAGAGCTGCTGTCACACAAGGCCGACAAG GCAGATCTGGCCCGTTTGCGCGAGCAGCTGCGTCAGGCGGAGGAGCAGCTCCAGGCGTCGCGGCAGCAGGCCTCCCTGCTGGCCTCGGAGCTACGCGACTCGGCCAGCGCGCGGGACCACTCCATGAGCGAGCTGTACCGCGCCCGCCTGGAGGCCGACAAGCTCCGCGCCAGCCTGGCCGACGCCCAGGCCGAGTGCCAGCGCATGGAGAGCCAGCTGGACCGCATGAGGAGCACCGCGCAGAAGGAAGTG GGCGTCGGCACCGGCGAGGCCACGACGCCCAGCAACGGCGTGGTTTCGGAGGCCGAGGCGGAACTgcagagagaggtggaggagctgaagctGCGTCTTCACATGGCGGCCGAGCACTACAAGGAGAAGTACCGGGAGTGCCAGCGCCTCCGGAGGCAGGTGGCCAAACTGAATACGACCGAGTCACAGGGA gagcAGAAGAGAAATGCATCCACTGAGACGACACAGGAGCCTCTGACGCCTAGTCCGGAGTCACCgacagcag GAAACATAGCTGCTGCAGTCCTACAAGAAGCTGCTGGGACGACAATAAGACCGCCGCTCATTAACGGGGAGGCTGATGTATACGTCAGCATGGAGAGGGAAGAAAGGCAGACAGAGAAAACAACCAGCGAGAGGGCCGAGGTGGAGGCCGAGGTGGAGGCCGACCAacgggaggaagaaaaagacaagaggGACAGTCTGCCTGAGAGCCTGAGGATGACGagctgggtggaggtggagaacgAGAGGCGGAGCGGCGGCGCGGAGGTGGCGGCGAAGGCGGAGGCCTTGGAAAGGGGGGACGGGGCGGAGCGCCCGGTGCTGCTGCCGGAGCTGGAGGGGAGGCGCCTGGGGGAGGCGGAGAAGGCGGAGAAGGCGCAGACGCgctcggtggaggaggagctggcgaTGATGGAGGAGAAGTGGAGGCAGCAGTGCGCCATCAACGAGACGCTCAAACAGCGGCTGGCCGACGAGGAGGAGCGATTCAGG GTGCACATGGCGGAGCGAGCCAGCGAGGTGACAGAACTGAAGCGAAACCTCGCTCAGGCCCTCCGAGAAAAGGAGCAACTGCAAGAG GAGCTGCAGCGCCTCGTGTGCAGGCagagggagcggggggccgGCGCGCAGGGCGCCGAGGTCAGGCAGCCCATGGTGCTCCGCTACCCCCTGCCGTACCCTCAGGACCCCTCCCCACCGCCGCTGGTCCCGCACAGGCCCGCCGAGCTGCAGTACGGCAACCCGTACTCCACCGAGGACGCGCCGGGCGGCG ACCGGACGGACGTCGTCGCGCTCTCTCCGGAGCACGTGTCCCGTCCTCCGCCCGAGGCCCCGCCCTGCGCCCCTCCCTGCGCGCCCCCGATGGCGCCCCCGGCCGAGGGCCCCGGGGCGCCGGGCTGGGACCGGGAGGTGGTCCGCATCCAGCCCTCCCGCAGCACCAGCCCCCCCGAGTGTCTGGAGAATGCGGCGGAGGAGCCGCGCAAC GCTGCTGATGGGGCTCAGCCGTCCTGTGATCATCAGTCCAGTAGACGTAGAGAAGCCAGGGGCAGCTTCTGCTTTGATTCCAG CGTCCACAGGCGCTGCCCGCTGTGCGAGGTGATCTTCCCGCCCCACTTCGAGCAGCGCAGCTTCGAGCAGCACGTGGAGAGCCACTGGAAGGTCTGCCCCGTCTGCTCCGAGCAGTTCCCCCTCAACTGTCAGCAGCAGCTCTTCGAGAGGCACGTGCTCACGCACTTCGACGGCCACGTGCTCAACTTCGAGCAGATCGAATGA
- the tax1bp1a gene encoding tax1-binding protein 1 homolog A isoform X1 has product MSSFQVVDSSPGSSVSVMETSNFAHVIFQNVGKSFPPQAPLECRYTLTPFITPNPKDWVGIFKVGWSTARDYYTFLWSPALENYEPGSTVHRTVVFQGYYVPKSDGEFYQFCYVTHVGDIRGASTPFQFRSATPTEELLTVTEDDSNSDILVVTTKTGLLEHVEDVQQERRELLKAMRLLQEEKQQLQEEQKRLAREREQERDTCSLLRTHNQELLRSSQGLSEEREDVRRRLSEATDRVRQLEEDLLGVTQRGLQKETELDCLRDRLKKLTGEKDLLESQLKNEKDERDLYKAHLRSTELENTKLSAELQMLKAVELNREVTIAQFQEELERLRLCVAQRDGLEKELLSHKADKADLARLREQLRQAEEQLQASRQQASLLASELRDSASARDHSMSELYRARLEADKLRASLADAQAECQRMESQLDRMRSTAQKEVGVGTGEATTPSNGVVSEAEAELQREVEELKLRLHMAAEHYKEKYRECQRLRRQVAKLNTTESQGEQKRNASTETTQEPLTPSPESPTAGNIAAAVLQEAAGTTIRPPLINGEADVYVSMEREERQTEKTTSERAEVEAEVEADQREEEKDKRDSLPESLRMTSWVEVENERRSGGAEVAAKAEALERGDGAERPVLLPELEGRRLGEAEKAEKAQTRSVEEELAMMEEKWRQQCAINETLKQRLADEEERFRVHMAERASEVTELKRNLAQALREKEQLQEELQRLVCRQRERGAGAQGAEVRQPMVLRYPLPYPQDPSPPPLVPHRPAELQYGNPYSTEDAPGGDRTDVVALSPEHVSRPPPEAPPCAPPCAPPMAPPAEGPGAPGWDREVVRIQPSRSTSPPECLENAAEEPRNAADGAQPSCDHQSSRRREARGSFCFDSSSVHRRCPLCEVIFPPHFEQRSFEQHVESHWKVCPVCSEQFPLNCQQQLFERHVLTHFDGHVLNFEQIE; this is encoded by the exons ATGTCATCGTTCCAGGTGGTGGACTCGTCGCCGGGCAGCAGCGTCAGCGTCATGGAAACGTCCAACTTTGCCCACGTCATCTTCCAGAACGTGGGGAAGAGTTTCCCGCCCCAGGCGCCGCTGGAGTGTCGCTACACCCTGACCCCGTTCATCACCCCCAACCCCAAAGACTGGGTGGGCATCTTCAAG GTGGGTTGGAGCACAGCCAGAGATTACTACACCTTCCTTTGGTCTCCTGCGCTTGAAAACTATGAACCAGGAAGTACTGTGCACAGGACTGTGGTGTttcaag GGTATTACGTTCCCAAATCTGACGGAGAGTTCTACCAGTTTTGTTATGTTACACACGTTGGTGACATAAGAGGAGCCAGCACGCCCTTTCAGTTCAGGTCAGCCACGCCCACAGAAGAGCTTCTGACTGTTACCGAGGACGACAGCAACTCCGACATACTGGTCGTCACCACCAAGACGGGCCTACTGGAG CATGTCGAGGATGTGCAGCAGGAGCGCAGGGAGCTGCTGAAGGCCATGCGCCTCcttcaggaggagaaacagcagctgcaggaggagcagaaacgACTGGCCAGGGAGCGCGAGCAGGAGCGAGACACGTGCAGCCTGCTGCGGACTCACAACCAG GAGCTGCTGCGCTCGTCGCAGGGCCTGTCCGAAGAGAGGGAGGACGTGAGGAGGAGGCTGTCGGAGGCCACCGACCGGGTGcgccagctggaggaggacctgCTGGGGGTCACGCAGAGGGGCCTGCAGAAGGAGACGGAGCTCGATTG TCTGCGTGACCGCCTGAAAAAGCTGACGGGGGAGAAAGACCTCCTGGAGAGCCAGCTGAAGAACGAGAAGGACGAGAGAGACCTTTACAAG GCCCACCTGCGCAGCACCGAGCTGGAGAACACCAAGCTGAGTGCGGAGCTGCAGATGCTGAAGGCGGTGGAGCTGAACCGGGAGGTGACCATCGCTCAgttccaggaggagctggaaaGGCTCCGGCTCTGCGTGGCCCAGCGGGACGGCCTGGAGAAAGAGCTGCTGTCACACAAGGCCGACAAG GCAGATCTGGCCCGTTTGCGCGAGCAGCTGCGTCAGGCGGAGGAGCAGCTCCAGGCGTCGCGGCAGCAGGCCTCCCTGCTGGCCTCGGAGCTACGCGACTCGGCCAGCGCGCGGGACCACTCCATGAGCGAGCTGTACCGCGCCCGCCTGGAGGCCGACAAGCTCCGCGCCAGCCTGGCCGACGCCCAGGCCGAGTGCCAGCGCATGGAGAGCCAGCTGGACCGCATGAGGAGCACCGCGCAGAAGGAAGTG GGCGTCGGCACCGGCGAGGCCACGACGCCCAGCAACGGCGTGGTTTCGGAGGCCGAGGCGGAACTgcagagagaggtggaggagctgaagctGCGTCTTCACATGGCGGCCGAGCACTACAAGGAGAAGTACCGGGAGTGCCAGCGCCTCCGGAGGCAGGTGGCCAAACTGAATACGACCGAGTCACAGGGA gagcAGAAGAGAAATGCATCCACTGAGACGACACAGGAGCCTCTGACGCCTAGTCCGGAGTCACCgacagcag GAAACATAGCTGCTGCAGTCCTACAAGAAGCTGCTGGGACGACAATAAGACCGCCGCTCATTAACGGGGAGGCTGATGTATACGTCAGCATGGAGAGGGAAGAAAGGCAGACAGAGAAAACAACCAGCGAGAGGGCCGAGGTGGAGGCCGAGGTGGAGGCCGACCAacgggaggaagaaaaagacaagaggGACAGTCTGCCTGAGAGCCTGAGGATGACGagctgggtggaggtggagaacgAGAGGCGGAGCGGCGGCGCGGAGGTGGCGGCGAAGGCGGAGGCCTTGGAAAGGGGGGACGGGGCGGAGCGCCCGGTGCTGCTGCCGGAGCTGGAGGGGAGGCGCCTGGGGGAGGCGGAGAAGGCGGAGAAGGCGCAGACGCgctcggtggaggaggagctggcgaTGATGGAGGAGAAGTGGAGGCAGCAGTGCGCCATCAACGAGACGCTCAAACAGCGGCTGGCCGACGAGGAGGAGCGATTCAGG GTGCACATGGCGGAGCGAGCCAGCGAGGTGACAGAACTGAAGCGAAACCTCGCTCAGGCCCTCCGAGAAAAGGAGCAACTGCAAGAG GAGCTGCAGCGCCTCGTGTGCAGGCagagggagcggggggccgGCGCGCAGGGCGCCGAGGTCAGGCAGCCCATGGTGCTCCGCTACCCCCTGCCGTACCCTCAGGACCCCTCCCCACCGCCGCTGGTCCCGCACAGGCCCGCCGAGCTGCAGTACGGCAACCCGTACTCCACCGAGGACGCGCCGGGCGGCG ACCGGACGGACGTCGTCGCGCTCTCTCCGGAGCACGTGTCCCGTCCTCCGCCCGAGGCCCCGCCCTGCGCCCCTCCCTGCGCGCCCCCGATGGCGCCCCCGGCCGAGGGCCCCGGGGCGCCGGGCTGGGACCGGGAGGTGGTCCGCATCCAGCCCTCCCGCAGCACCAGCCCCCCCGAGTGTCTGGAGAATGCGGCGGAGGAGCCGCGCAAC GCTGCTGATGGGGCTCAGCCGTCCTGTGATCATCAGTCCAGTAGACGTAGAGAAGCCAGGGGCAGCTTCTGCTTTGATTCCAG tagCGTCCACAGGCGCTGCCCGCTGTGCGAGGTGATCTTCCCGCCCCACTTCGAGCAGCGCAGCTTCGAGCAGCACGTGGAGAGCCACTGGAAGGTCTGCCCCGTCTGCTCCGAGCAGTTCCCCCTCAACTGTCAGCAGCAGCTCTTCGAGAGGCACGTGCTCACGCACTTCGACGGCCACGTGCTCAACTTCGAGCAGATCGAATGA